Part of the Psilocybe cubensis strain MGC-MH-2018 chromosome 11, whole genome shotgun sequence genome is shown below.
CTTGAAGAAGACTGCTAAATACTAGTTGCCAGTGAGGGTTCGACATGGACATTGCAGGTTACCATTTTATCCTTTCTCTCTAGTCACATCTGTTTGTAAATTTTCTATTCCCGCCGTCGCATTCAGTTATTTCCCACTATTAATGTATTCAATAGAGAACCAAGGCAATCAACACGTACTAGACGGATGCGAGTCCGGAAATCTACACCCCCATTTTTTTCTCGCCTCCGACTCTCatctccccttccccaaTGTAAGTACACAACGAGGCAAAGTTCATCAATAGATGTATTGCTCGGACGACATTGCGTACATCCGATACCTACCGATGCATCGTTGTCCTGAGATTCCTTCCAGAATGTGAGAAGTATGCTGACTGCTTAGACGTGTCTAGAGCTCCATTAGAGACATAAAAAGGGGTATTTTGTACGATATATATCACGGAGGATAGTGGGGATTACCAAGGAAAAGATAGGTGGTGAGAGGTGGTGAGAGGTGGTGGCTAAGTGGGAGAACTGATTCCTGAGCGCGAGCTTTTAATCCAGTTTTGTGGGCGAAACCCTGCCGCTTTGATAACCGGATGTTGGCCGGTGCATATGAGTTACCGAAAGATTGTAGGTCATTGTAGGTGCTACTAATCGCCGGATTCAGTGAGGAAAACCTTTACTACAATGTCCGCTTTGAATAATTTAATGCTTTTGTACAACTATAATAGGATGTTCCTATATGTACAAGCCTAGTTTCGAACCGACCCCGTTGATCCATTGAAATGTCTCCCGTAAAATCACATTGCAATGATGTCCATAAAAGATTCTCTAGGTCAAAACTTCGTCAGTTATCCCATGCCAGAAATCACATCGAGTCGTAAGCGCGTTGTCAACTTCTTCCATCGCAGAATTTTGGGGGTTGAATACGATGCGAGACAGTCCAGAATCGCTGCCTACCGGCTATACAAACAGTATAAGGTTCAACCACCAGGTATCAGGAATTACAAATGAGGGACTAACCTTCCATTCCGGCCCAGATTTTGACACTGGCTTGCCTGTAGTCACAAACGATGTTATATATTCTCTCATGGTCTCGAAGAGTGCTAAATCATCATCGTCTGCATCTAAAGAAGGGCTAAAGTACGCTTGAAGTTCATCCTTATGATGGGAACCTAGATGAGGATTATCGTAGCTGCGACGTGATCAGTGTGTACAAAATATTGGAACCGGACACACGGCTCACCGATATTGGTATGCAGAGTTCCCAAAGGCCGGAACGGCAGGAGTCGACATCAAAGCGCTGCAAATATATCTAGCCTCGCCGTACATCTGCTGACCCTGCAGACTGACGTTGCCACCGAAGCTTTCCAAAGGATAAAGAGAAAATCCTGTGGTTGTGATCGTTTCACTAGTCAGACTAGGATACTGTCCGACTAGGAAATTAAAGACAGTGGTTTCTGTTGCGTTCGGGAAAGATGTATTGGCCGCAGGATCCGGAACAGTGGAAGACCAATGAGCGCCTTCGTCTGTATTTGAGCCTGCAATGACGGGAACATGGGCAAATCGACCAGCCTTGTAGGCTTCAACTGGTCTTTCCTTAATAAGGATGTTATCGACAACGGGGGCGAAAAGGAATAGGGTATCTGGCCGGGCAGCCAGCAAACTGCTTCCGGCCTTTGCCAACTTGGTGCTAGTGAGTTTACGAAGACAGTTCAGCTGTCCGTCCTTCGCAGCAGTCGTCCCGTTTCCGCATCCTCTAGAATGATGTCAGGTAATGATACGCACATATAAAAATATGATAAACCCACGCTAGCTCTGCAAATTGCTGAAAGATGCCTTCGTCGTAGTCATCGTTGAATGCCGGGGTATAGACAAGAGGAGGACTATCCATTATTGCTGCATGAAAGAGGCCTTCGGTGTCTCCATTGTTTGCCATGAGCTGATAAAAGGAATCAGAGCCTAGATCAACATCAATATCTGCGCACACTTACATGGTACATTATTGAACCAGCTCCTGCTGATTGTCCCCAGATTGTGACGTGGCTGGCATTAGATTCAAATAAAGATGAGAAGTAATGTATCTCATTATGGATTTTATGGATCGTTGCTCACCCGCTGTCCCCTCCAAATTGACCAATGTATCTTTGGACCCATTTAAGAGCTGCCCTCTTGTAGTCAGAGTTAGCTGTAGTCAGCTCTACAATGCATAGTCAAAGATCATACCTGGTCCAAAAATCCAGCGTTTATTGCCCCACTTTCGGCGATTTCAGATCCTCCTGGAACCGAGGACGTGATTATCTTCTGGATGTTCATGTGGATAGTAGCTGCTACAAACCTAAGAAGCCAAACTGGCCAAGTCGGTATTCAAATGACGCAAAAATGAATGGTTGGGAGCTTGATGCCATGAGTAAATCTGGATGGAACTCATGTGTAGTGCCAATCTGGAATCCCCCACCTGCATAGCTAACGTGAGATGGACGATCGTGATATTGAAAGAGAAACACGCCATACCATGGAACCATACTAGTACTGGGAGCTTATCGTTGACATGTGTATTGTTAGGCACGAAGATCTATAATGCGTTTGCTTAGCTAGATTCCCTAACAAAATGCAAAACACGAGAAAAATTGAGACTGACATTCGCAAATAGGCAATCCTCGGACGTCTCGTTCTTCACAAGAATTTGATTTGTTCGAACGCATGAGAGACCAAACTTGACGGCCAAAAATTAGTGCTATCCCTGAGTAATCCTCATAAAATATGGCCAACCTTAGTAGCATTAACATTGCCCAGGTTttgggaaggaggagaaacaGGGGCGGTCCATCGCATATCCCCGGTTGGAGGATCTGCAAACTTTATGCCTCGAAACGAAAATATCCCACTGGTCTTATTGTGCCTGCCCTTAAATGTACCATCTACAAAAATCAATTCAAATGATTAGCGTTGATGCGATTGCGATTAAAAAGTAACGTAAAAAAACGTACAATCCAAGGTCACTGTGGTGCTTATGCGAGGACCTGTCTTTCTTGGTATGAGATTGCCTAGCACAAAAGTTTGAGGCAATAAGAGAAGAAGCAGGGAGAGTATATAGTAGTTTATCCTGTGCGCCATAGGTCGCAGTGAATACTCTGAAGAAAGTCACAAAGGCAAGAGGTGACTTTATATAGCCGGGGAGAAACGGATATGAGTTGATAGTTCTGTAATAAATGGATCATCCTGTCGATACAAGCAGTATGTAGTTCTCATGCCACGAGTTCCAAAATACTTCCGACAGACACCATGACAGCCTCAGTCTTGGTTCGGTAAGATGGGTGTCGACATGCGTCATAGATATCCCGCTCTACAAATACACAGACCAATTTAAGAGGAAGAATTACAGAAGAATATCGTCACCGTTGGTTTTTGAACGGGGTCTGTGGGGGAATTATGGTGTCACGAGCCTCCCAAAGTCTGCAAGCTCAGGCTGGCGAGCAACTCCACTATATCTGAAAATAGCCTAGGACAACAGCCGAAATTCGTACATTTGAAATGCATGCTACGTACGAGCGTAAAGCAGTGGCGTATCGCGTCAAAGATAAGGAAGGACGATATGTTGTCCCATAGATGGGTGTCAGACTGGGTGCCGAAAAATGGGATTGAAGATTGATGTATCGATGAAGAAGCGTTCAAGTCCAAGTTGCATATTATCGTGCGAGCCCGGCAAAATCCGGTATTATGTAATACACGCGTGAGTCACATGGTTCCTCATCTTGCGCGTCACTGGTTTTGTTGCCATTTTCTTGGCTCAATCCATAATTGGTCGCGGAAGTCTGACGTAGTCACCAGTGATAATCATGCAGTTAAGGTTGTTTGTAAGGGAAAGAGAGCATTGCTCCTGGTCATGGATAGAGTTTGATATGCCAATGAGAGCCCAGTAACTTGAAGATGCGGAAATCATATTATGGATTGACAGATGGAAATATTTTATGCGCTTCTATCTCGCCTACTACTGGACAGCCTGAGCCTTCAACCTCGTAAAATGAGACTGTGGCTCAGAATGCAGTTATCGTGGGTCCGAAGCTGATATCGCAAATACTGGTCGGGTGAACAGATCCCGTTCGCAGCATATGATTGGGTACTGGGGGAGTGCAAAAACGATAATCATGGCTGACGTCGGAACCTTGAGTAGGACTTCGACACCCGTGAAACCCATATCATGGCGTCCGATGCGATGCCAACATGGTTACTCCCAAGGCACTGACACTTTATGGAAATGCCATAATTAACTGAGATTTTATAGCTTAAGTTTCGCCTTGGCATTCCAGGGCGCTCTCTGGCAATGACTTCGTAGAACGAGTCGTCAGAGCATTTCTCTACTCGTATGGTCAGGATGCTTAAGAAAAAATTAAACAGTCCTGGATTGCGTATAGGGTGTTTCATGAACTTTGTCATACCTTGATAAGATATCTGGCTAGAAGAAGTAAAATTTTCGTGCGCTTGGAATGGATATTCTCACCTTGATGAAAGATGATGCTTCTGCAGCTGTCTTACCACTACTTGCTCTGTTACCGGCGTTTACAGATGATGTGACTAATGCAGGCGGAACATCTGCGTCTTTCCATAATGATGTATCAAAATAAAGACTAATTCCACGGTGGATTACTCACAATAATATCTGGGACTCCAAAGCACAACTACGCCAGAAACATCCTGATAATTCAAATTACGTCCTTCAAGTTGCTCTGGAGAGACCCAAAATCCTGTAAATTACTGAGTTCGCAAAGATCTATCTCCCAGAAGTGTAAGCAACATTACTGACAAGCTTCGATCCAACTGAGGAATATCTCACCGTCATCCAATCAATCACCATCAGTTCTCCGTCTTCTCTGATTTTTACCGTATCTCTTAACCTCATCCACTGCACCGGAAGAATCATTTTAAACGTCTTTTATCGCGCGTAGCATACAAGCAACGACATCACCATCAACGAAAGTTTCTTTGGACCTGAGAAAAGATAAAGAAGTGTAAGATTGTGCGCCAGAAAAATACAACGGATACTCACGTTTTGCGATTGTTCAGGTGGTCCAACGCAACGTCTGGATGACCAATTCACCGAATCTGTCGTTGAGACCGGCCAAAGTTCTATCAGCGGTCGCTACTCGTGCGACCTTTCCATGGACTTTTACCCATATAAAGGGGGGATACTAGACTCTGTAGTTCGTGTCAATCCTCTTTTTTGTGATTTAAATTACCCCCTGTCTGTGGTGCTGAGCCACCTCATCTCTGTGATGTTGAGCCGCCTCCTTTCTGTGGTG
Proteins encoded:
- a CDS encoding Lipase 2, with product MAHRINYYILSLLLLLLPQTFVLGNLIPRKTGPRISTTVTLDYGTFKGRHNKTSGIFSFRGIKFADPPTGDMRWTAPVSPPSQNLGNVNATKFGLSCVRTNQILVKNETSEDCLFANIFVPNNTHVNDKLPVLVWFHGGGFQIGTTHEFHPDLLMASSSQPFIFASFEYRLGQFGFLGGSEIAESGAINAGFLDQRAALKWVQRYIGQFGGDSGHVTIWGQSAGAGSIMYHLMANNGDTEGLFHAAIMDSPPLVYTPAFNDDYDEGIFQQFAELAGCGNGTTAAKDGQLNCLRKLTSTKLAKAGSSLLAARPDTLFLFAPVVDNILIKERPVEAYKAGRFAHVPVIAGSNTDEGAHWSSTVPDPAANTSFPNATETTVFNFLVGQYPSLTSETITTTGFSLYPLESFGGNVSLQGQQMYGEARYICSALMSTPAVPAFGNSAYQYRYDNPHLGSHHKDELQAYFSPSLDADDDDLALFETMREYITSFVTTGKPVSKSGPEWKPVGSDSGLSRIVFNPQNSAMEEVDNALTTRCDFWHGITDEVLT